One genomic region from Magallana gigas chromosome 3, xbMagGiga1.1, whole genome shotgun sequence encodes:
- the LOC105322849 gene encoding E3 ubiquitin-protein ligase RNF166 yields MAMAVMAGSGVEAKLDPIDRFECPVCKEVYKNPYHISCGYNHTYCKECILPYQSRDNAQCPICVRSFDPHDITRAVDLEHEMRQTQLPCQWCGQPYKVYRLRSHIANCKHRDVSLPKFKPVAETSQMYPINLPNRSTFICPICHFENLDCSDLIKHCNEKHRHESGSFVCPVCASMPWGDPNYRSSDIVHHLNIRHRFEYDTYVDFNQDEDEMLKQALQASIEQA; encoded by the exons ATGGCTATGGCAGTGATGGCTGGTTCTGGTGTTGAAGCAAAGTTAGACCCGATAGATCGATTCGAGTGTCCTGTTTGTAAAGAGGTGTACAAAAACCCTTATCACATATCATGCGGCTATAACCATAC GTATTGCAAGGAGTGTATTCTCCCATACCAGTCCCGGGATAATGCCCAGTGTCCAATATGTGTGAGATCATTTGATCCCCACGACATAACGAGAGCTGTGGACCTAGAGCATGAGATGAGACAGACTCAACTTCCTTGTCAGTGGTGCGGACAGCCC tataaAGTTTATCGTCTGAGGTCACATATAGCAAATTGTAAACATAGAGATGTTTCACTGCCGAAGTTTAAACCAGTTGCCGAGACATCTCAGATGTATCCAAT CAATTTGCCTAACCGGTCCACATTTATCTGTCCTATTTGCCATTTTGAAAACCTAGACTGTTCTGATTTAATCAAACACTGCAATGAGAAACACAGACATGAGTCGGGCAGCTTT GTGTGCCCGGTCTGTGCCTCCATGCCCTGGGGCGACCCCAACTACCGCAGCTCTGACATAGTGCATCACCTGAACATAAGACACAGATTCGAGTATGATACATATGTG gatttCAACCAGGATGAAGATGAAATGTTAAAGCAAGCCCTCCAGGCTTCAATAGAGCAAGCTTAA